Proteins from a single region of Companilactobacillus farciminis KCTC 3681 = DSM 20184:
- the pstB gene encoding phosphate ABC transporter ATP-binding protein PstB: MTEQNEQQYILHLDEDKHEIAMKTKDLQVFYGEKEAMHKASLQFERYKITSLIGASGSGKSTYLRSLNRMNDEVPSASVKGQIMYRGLDINKDNVDIYEVRKHIGMVFQRPNPFSKSIYDNITFALKRHGLHDKEKLDEIVETTLKQASLWDQVKDDLNKSALALSGGQQQRLCIARAIAMKPDILLMDEPASALDPISTSNVEETMLSLKDKFTIIIVTHNMQQAARISDYTAFFHMGHAVEFNETRKIFTRPKIKTTEDYVSGHFG, encoded by the coding sequence ATGACTGAACAAAATGAACAACAATACATCCTTCATTTAGACGAGGATAAACATGAAATCGCCATGAAGACTAAGGATCTACAAGTTTTTTATGGCGAGAAAGAGGCTATGCATAAGGCATCGCTTCAGTTTGAAAGATACAAGATCACATCTTTGATTGGTGCTTCAGGTTCTGGTAAATCGACTTATTTAAGATCTTTGAACCGAATGAATGACGAAGTGCCAAGTGCTAGTGTTAAAGGTCAGATCATGTATCGTGGTTTGGATATTAATAAGGACAATGTCGATATTTACGAAGTTAGAAAACACATCGGAATGGTTTTCCAACGTCCCAATCCGTTTTCTAAATCGATTTATGACAACATTACCTTTGCGTTAAAACGTCATGGATTGCATGACAAAGAAAAGTTAGATGAAATCGTTGAGACAACTTTGAAACAAGCCTCTTTATGGGACCAAGTCAAAGATGATCTTAACAAAAGTGCATTAGCACTCTCTGGGGGTCAACAACAAAGACTTTGTATTGCTAGAGCCATTGCGATGAAACCGGATATTTTATTGATGGATGAACCCGCAAGTGCGCTAGATCCAATATCAACGTCGAATGTTGAGGAAACAATGTTGAGCTTGAAAGATAAATTTACCATCATTATCGTCACGCACAACATGCAGCAAGCAGCTAGAATCAGCGATTACACAGCATTTTTCCACATGGGACATGCTGTCGAATTTAATGAAACTAGAAAAATCTTTACGCGTCCTAAGATTAAGACGACTGAAGACTATGTTTCTGGACACTTTGGATAG
- the pstB gene encoding phosphate ABC transporter ATP-binding protein PstB translates to MTEKILTSSDVHLFYGKKEALKGINLDFNKNEITALIGPSGCGKSTYLRCLNRMNDLIPDVTITGTISLNGKNIYAPNIDTVELRKQVGMVFQQPNPFPFSIYDNVVYGLRLAGVKDKAVLDEAVETSLQSAAVWDDVKDKLHQSALSLSGGQQQRVCIARVLAVKPDIILLDEPTSALDPISSSKVEDTMLRLREDYTIITVTHNMQQASRISDQTAFFLNGELIEADKTRNIFLNPKEKQTEDYISGKFG, encoded by the coding sequence TTGACAGAAAAAATTTTAACATCATCTGATGTACATTTATTTTATGGTAAAAAAGAAGCCTTAAAAGGCATTAATCTAGACTTCAACAAAAATGAAATCACAGCTTTGATTGGACCTTCTGGATGTGGTAAATCGACTTATCTTAGATGTCTTAACCGAATGAACGATTTGATTCCTGATGTAACTATTACAGGGACTATTAGTTTGAACGGTAAGAATATTTATGCACCAAATATCGATACGGTTGAATTGCGTAAACAAGTTGGAATGGTTTTTCAACAACCAAATCCATTTCCTTTTTCAATATATGATAATGTAGTATATGGACTAAGACTTGCGGGCGTGAAGGACAAAGCTGTTTTGGATGAAGCTGTTGAGACTAGTTTGCAAAGTGCTGCCGTTTGGGATGACGTCAAAGATAAATTGCATCAAAGTGCTTTGTCATTATCCGGTGGTCAGCAACAGAGAGTATGTATTGCTAGAGTTTTAGCAGTGAAACCTGATATCATCTTATTAGACGAACCAACTTCAGCTTTGGATCCAATTTCTTCATCCAAGGTTGAGGATACTATGCTTCGCTTACGTGAGGATTACACAATTATTACCGTTACACACAATATGCAACAGGCATCAAGAATATCAGATCAGACCGCTTTCTTCCTAAATGGGGAATTAATTGAGGCGGATAAAACTAGAAATATTTTCTTAAATCCGAAAGAAAAACAGACGGAGGATTATATTTCTGGAAAATTCGGTTAG
- the phoU gene encoding phosphate signaling complex protein PhoU, translating to MRTTFEEQLNNLHLRFSEMGMMASEAIMKSVKAYIDHDKALAKDVIQHDHVINKREMDLEKESFEMIALQQPVTSDLRMIVTVLKASSDLERMGDHAVSIAQETIRVKGETRIPEIEKVIAEMGDMATSIVEDSLEAYLKRDSKMAEEVAHRDIEIDAKSTMINELCIKDMQKTVENVLSGSSYMLVASYLERVGDYATNICEWVVYLNTGHVVELNRKHIAE from the coding sequence ATGCGTACTACTTTTGAAGAACAATTAAATAATCTACATTTACGGTTCTCAGAGATGGGTATGATGGCGAGTGAAGCCATTATGAAATCCGTTAAAGCATATATAGATCATGACAAGGCTTTGGCAAAAGATGTAATTCAACATGACCATGTGATCAACAAACGTGAAATGGATCTGGAAAAAGAATCTTTTGAAATGATTGCTCTGCAACAACCTGTGACATCCGATTTGAGAATGATTGTGACAGTATTAAAGGCAAGTTCTGATTTAGAGCGAATGGGTGACCATGCTGTAAGTATTGCGCAAGAAACAATTCGGGTTAAAGGTGAGACCAGAATTCCAGAAATCGAAAAAGTTATTGCTGAAATGGGCGATATGGCAACTTCTATCGTTGAAGATTCACTTGAAGCTTATCTAAAAAGAGATAGCAAGATGGCTGAAGAAGTTGCTCATCGCGATATTGAGATTGACGCTAAGAGTACTATGATCAACGAATTGTGTATCAAAGATATGCAAAAGACGGTTGAAAATGTTTTGAGTGGCTCATCATACATGTTAGTAGCCAGTTATTTGGAACGTGTCGGTGACTATGCAACTAATATTTGTGAGTGGGTAGTTTACTTGAACACTGGACATGTGGTAGAACTGAATCGGAAGCATATTGCTGAATAA
- a CDS encoding PspC domain-containing protein, whose amino-acid sequence MKNRITRSSTNRMLAGVCGGLGEYFGIDSTWIRLLFIFLTPLTYFLTILVYVVCVFSFPETRNIQETDFKKKYRRPKAPKKYY is encoded by the coding sequence ATGAAGAATAGAATCACGAGATCTAGTACAAATCGAATGCTTGCAGGTGTTTGCGGCGGATTAGGTGAGTACTTTGGAATCGACTCGACTTGGATTCGCCTTTTGTTTATTTTTTTAACACCGCTGACATATTTTTTGACGATTTTAGTTTATGTAGTTTGCGTCTTCTCATTTCCAGAGACTCGCAATATTCAGGAAACTGACTTTAAAAAGAAATATCGTCGGCCTAAGGCTCCCAAAAAATATTATTGA
- a CDS encoding phage holin family protein: MKLLIRLVIQTLLFLAIARILPGMFQIDSLGTAILASLVLVILNGTIKPLLHIISLPITFITFGLFSFVINAITLELTSALVGSASFHFNGFGSALVVAVILAICYSIINNYTRDNFQRRV, from the coding sequence ATGAAGTTATTAATCAGACTGGTAATCCAAACGTTGCTATTTTTAGCAATTGCGCGGATTTTACCGGGAATGTTTCAAATTGATAGTTTAGGAACGGCTATTTTAGCAAGTTTGGTGTTAGTAATTCTTAATGGAACTATTAAGCCGCTGTTGCACATTATTTCATTGCCGATCACTTTTATTACTTTCGGATTATTTTCGTTTGTGATTAATGCTATTACTTTGGAACTGACGTCTGCTTTAGTAGGATCAGCAAGTTTTCATTTTAATGGTTTCGGTTCGGCATTAGTCGTCGCAGTTATTTTAGCAATTTGTTATTCTATTATTAATAATTACACGAGAGATAATTTTCAAAGACGCGTCTAG
- the hprK gene encoding HPr(Ser) kinase/phosphatase, which produces MTNFVTVSQLVEDNELKVYSGEELLKDKKVITSDISRPGIELTGYFDYYPSERIQLFGQTESAYSRSMTSNNRYKVMLELCREDTPALLISRNIQPSKEILQAAKEHNVPVIGSTLPTTRLSSMITEYLDEKLAPRESIHGVLVDVYGIGILLTGHSGIGKSETALELVKRGHRLIADDRVDVYQRDEKTIVGEAPKILNHLLEIRGIGIIDVMNLFGAGAVRSKSEIQLIINLENWSADKNYDRIGTLEDKRTFFDVDVPQITVPVKVGRNISIIIEVAAMNYRAKKMGYDATKKFEDNLGLLIKENEAKTKNDGEGK; this is translated from the coding sequence ATGACAAATTTTGTGACTGTATCGCAATTAGTAGAAGATAATGAATTAAAAGTTTATAGCGGAGAAGAACTCCTTAAAGATAAAAAAGTTATTACTAGTGATATTTCCCGTCCAGGAATTGAGTTAACGGGCTATTTTGATTACTATCCTAGTGAACGTATTCAATTATTTGGACAAACTGAATCAGCTTATTCACGTTCAATGACAAGCAACAATCGTTACAAGGTCATGTTGGAATTGTGTCGTGAAGATACGCCAGCATTGCTTATTTCTAGAAACATCCAACCTAGTAAGGAAATCTTGCAAGCGGCTAAAGAACACAACGTACCAGTAATTGGTTCGACTTTACCTACAACAAGACTTTCTAGTATGATTACGGAGTACCTCGATGAGAAATTAGCACCTAGAGAGTCAATTCATGGTGTTTTGGTCGATGTTTATGGTATTGGAATCCTTTTGACTGGACATTCTGGAATTGGTAAAAGTGAAACGGCTTTGGAATTAGTTAAGAGAGGTCACCGTTTGATTGCTGATGATCGTGTTGATGTTTATCAACGTGATGAAAAAACTATCGTTGGTGAAGCTCCTAAGATTTTGAATCACTTGCTAGAAATTCGTGGTATCGGAATTATCGACGTGATGAATCTCTTCGGTGCCGGTGCTGTTCGTTCTAAGAGTGAAATTCAATTGATCATCAACTTGGAAAATTGGTCAGCTGATAAGAATTACGATCGAATCGGAACTTTGGAAGACAAACGAACTTTCTTTGACGTTGATGTTCCTCAAATTACTGTGCCGGTTAAAGTTGGTCGTAATATTTCTATCATCATTGAAGTTGCAGCGATGAACTATCGTGCTAAGAAGATGGGCTACGATGCTACTAAGAAATTCGAGGATAACTTAGGCTTGTTGATCAAAGAAAATGAAGCCAAAACAAAAAATGATGGAGAAGGTAAGTAA
- the lgt gene encoding prolipoprotein diacylglyceryl transferase — MSFNLLALNPIAFNLGGLQVHWYGIIIALGALVGVIMAMREAKRRHLDPDNILDLVLYGVPIALVGARLYYVIFELPFYLANPSEIIKIWHGGIAIYGGLIAAFIVLLVLCKKRNISPWLMLDIAAPSVLLGQIVGRWGNFMNQEAFGAKTTLDFLQSLHLPHFIIEQMYINGAYRQPTFLYESVGNLIGLVLILVLRNRKHLFKRGEVFLAYLIWYPAVRFFVEGMRTDSLYILPGVRVSQVLSLVLFIVAIGLFIYRRKQQKQPWYNEL, encoded by the coding sequence ATGAGTTTTAACCTATTAGCATTAAATCCAATTGCATTTAATCTGGGGGGATTACAAGTACATTGGTATGGAATCATCATTGCCTTAGGCGCTTTAGTAGGTGTCATTATGGCGATGCGTGAGGCCAAGAGACGTCATCTCGATCCGGATAATATTTTGGATTTAGTCTTGTATGGGGTACCGATTGCCTTAGTTGGTGCTCGTTTGTATTATGTGATTTTTGAATTGCCATTTTATCTGGCTAATCCAAGTGAAATTATTAAGATCTGGCACGGGGGAATTGCCATTTATGGTGGTTTAATTGCAGCTTTTATTGTGCTATTAGTCTTGTGTAAAAAGAGAAATATTTCTCCTTGGTTGATGTTAGATATTGCAGCACCATCAGTCTTATTGGGCCAAATCGTTGGTCGTTGGGGTAACTTCATGAATCAAGAAGCCTTTGGAGCTAAAACGACTTTGGACTTTTTGCAATCACTACATTTGCCACATTTTATTATTGAACAAATGTATATCAATGGAGCCTATCGCCAACCGACATTTTTATATGAATCAGTTGGAAACTTGATAGGTTTAGTTTTAATTTTAGTCTTGAGAAACAGAAAGCACCTCTTTAAGCGTGGAGAAGTATTTTTAGCTTATTTAATTTGGTATCCAGCAGTTAGATTCTTTGTCGAAGGGATGCGGACTGATAGTTTGTACATCCTTCCTGGAGTTAGAGTTTCACAAGTCTTATCGTTAGTTTTATTCATTGTTGCAATTGGTTTGTTCATTTATCGACGCAAGCAGCAAAAGCAACCTTGGTATAATGAATTGTGA
- the trxB gene encoding thioredoxin-disulfide reductase: MKTYDVVVIGAGPGGLTAALYASRANLSVMILDRGIYGGQMNNTAAIENYPGFDSILGPDLSEKMYQSSTQFGADFGYGAVESVEDKGNVKIIHTDDGDYETKALIIATGSQYKKIGVPGEEELSGRGVSYCAVCDGAFFKGQDVAVIGGGDSAVEEGIYLTQLAKSVTIIHRRDQLRAQKILQDRAFKNDKIKFVWNADVKEITSEDDKVSGVRYVDKKTGEEHVVPAKGAFIYVGIKPMTEPFKGLGVLDEDGWIDTNEHMETKVPGIFAVGDVRKKDLRQVAIAVGEGGIAGQQAYNYIQELSDSEVSAK, encoded by the coding sequence ATGAAAACATATGATGTAGTAGTTATTGGTGCGGGACCTGGTGGTTTAACAGCTGCTTTATACGCTTCACGTGCTAATTTGTCAGTAATGATTCTTGATCGTGGTATTTATGGTGGTCAAATGAATAACACCGCCGCAATCGAAAATTATCCTGGCTTTGATTCAATTTTAGGACCAGACCTAAGTGAAAAGATGTATCAATCATCAACTCAATTTGGAGCTGACTTTGGTTATGGTGCCGTTGAATCAGTTGAAGATAAAGGAAATGTTAAAATCATCCATACAGATGATGGCGATTATGAAACAAAGGCTTTGATTATCGCTACTGGTTCACAATATAAGAAGATTGGCGTACCTGGGGAAGAAGAATTATCAGGTCGTGGAGTTTCTTACTGTGCTGTCTGTGATGGTGCATTCTTCAAAGGACAAGACGTTGCCGTTATCGGTGGTGGCGATTCTGCCGTTGAAGAAGGTATCTATTTGACACAATTAGCTAAATCCGTAACAATTATTCACCGTCGTGATCAATTACGTGCCCAAAAGATTTTGCAAGACCGTGCATTTAAGAACGATAAGATCAAGTTCGTTTGGAATGCTGACGTCAAGGAAATCACAAGTGAAGACGACAAGGTTTCTGGCGTACGTTACGTTGACAAGAAGACTGGTGAGGAACACGTTGTTCCAGCTAAGGGTGCCTTTATCTATGTTGGAATCAAACCAATGACTGAACCATTCAAGGGCTTAGGTGTACTTGATGAAGATGGTTGGATCGATACTAATGAACACATGGAAACAAAGGTTCCTGGAATCTTTGCTGTAGGTGACGTTAGAAAGAAAGACTTGCGTCAAGTTGCTATCGCTGTTGGTGAAGGTGGTATTGCCGGACAACAAGCTTACAACTATATTCAAGAACTTTCTGATAGTGAAGTTTCAGCTAAGTAA
- a CDS encoding helix-turn-helix domain-containing protein, giving the protein MREVVNNNMDRLMNESGFNIAKNLKILRREKNVTQKEVAQHLNIDVTTLSHYETGIRMPDIDTLIALARYYNTDINRIISSETY; this is encoded by the coding sequence ATGCGTGAAGTAGTAAATAATAATATGGATCGTTTGATGAATGAATCCGGTTTTAATATTGCAAAAAACTTAAAAATCCTTAGAAGAGAAAAAAATGTTACTCAAAAGGAAGTTGCTCAACATTTAAATATTGATGTTACAACCTTATCTCACTACGAAACTGGTATTAGAATGCCGGATATCGATACTTTGATTGCTTTAGCTAGATACTATAATACGGATATCAACAGAATCATCAGTAGTGAAACTTACTAA